A single window of Jiangella alkaliphila DNA harbors:
- a CDS encoding sugar ABC transporter substrate-binding protein has protein sequence MTTVYSRRRLLQLLGAGVGAAGLAACAPSAPGESRPSAGGSPAGDPTDFSFASWSLSEEAAAPVVQAQLDAYAGEHGIAIDGVTYPFNEYLNQLVLQIRGGQFSGAAQLDVAWLGVVAPLGALRDVGAVVSGGGYTDTAVRAGQVDDAQWGVPWTIGAIGLVTNTELLGRVGATTAPETIEDFEALLTELKTLGDGIVPYAAMTKPAQMKDILTWMETFGSPLIDGDTVTIGDEPSVEAVAWFKRLYDAGLIAPDVDRFDARALFGQGKVGVYDDAVKGTAATIADSPDPELAAKLDGIARPVLAAGDTPRSLLWGHVIVVVDGDGADTATDYAHWVTSDEGTVVRYFEDILAPPALEAAVDAPEVTAHALTAAFNERVTPTATASPFWRFPQYAQMETAVAEQVQSVLVGDSSPVDAMRAAGQAVQALI, from the coding sequence ATGACCACGGTCTACTCCCGCCGCCGGCTGCTCCAGCTGCTGGGCGCCGGCGTCGGCGCGGCCGGGTTGGCCGCCTGCGCGCCGTCCGCGCCGGGGGAGAGCCGTCCCTCCGCCGGTGGCAGCCCGGCCGGCGATCCCACCGACTTCAGCTTCGCCTCGTGGTCGCTGTCGGAGGAGGCGGCGGCGCCGGTCGTGCAGGCCCAGCTCGACGCCTACGCGGGAGAGCACGGCATCGCGATCGACGGCGTGACGTATCCGTTCAACGAGTACCTCAACCAGCTCGTCCTCCAGATCCGCGGCGGGCAGTTCAGCGGCGCCGCCCAGCTCGACGTCGCCTGGCTGGGCGTGGTGGCGCCGCTGGGCGCCCTGCGCGACGTCGGCGCCGTCGTGTCAGGCGGCGGCTACACCGACACCGCCGTCAGGGCCGGGCAGGTCGACGACGCCCAGTGGGGCGTGCCGTGGACCATCGGCGCCATCGGCCTGGTCACCAACACCGAGCTGCTCGGCCGGGTCGGCGCGACCACGGCGCCGGAGACGATCGAGGACTTCGAGGCCCTGCTGACCGAGCTGAAGACACTCGGCGACGGCATCGTCCCCTACGCCGCCATGACCAAGCCGGCGCAGATGAAGGACATCCTCACCTGGATGGAGACCTTCGGCAGCCCGCTGATCGACGGCGACACCGTGACCATCGGCGACGAGCCGAGCGTGGAGGCGGTCGCCTGGTTCAAACGGCTCTACGACGCCGGGCTGATCGCGCCTGACGTCGACCGCTTCGACGCGCGGGCGCTGTTCGGCCAGGGCAAGGTCGGGGTGTACGACGACGCCGTCAAGGGGACCGCGGCCACGATCGCCGACTCGCCCGACCCGGAGCTGGCGGCCAAGCTCGACGGCATCGCCCGGCCGGTGCTGGCCGCCGGTGACACCCCGCGCTCTCTGTTGTGGGGCCACGTCATCGTGGTGGTCGACGGCGACGGCGCCGACACGGCCACCGACTACGCCCACTGGGTGACCTCGGACGAGGGGACGGTCGTGCGGTACTTCGAGGACATCCTGGCTCCGCCGGCGCTGGAGGCCGCGGTCGACGCACCGGAGGTCACCGCCCACGCACTGACCGCGGCCTTCAACGAGCGCGTCACTCCGACCGCCACGGCCAGCCCGTTCTGGCGCTTCCCGCAGTACGCCCAGATGGAGACCGCCGTCGCCGAGCAGGTGCAGAGCGTGCTGGTCGGCGATTCCTCGCCGGTCGACGCCATGCGGGCCGCCGGCCAGGCCGTCCAGGCGCTGATCTGA
- a CDS encoding glycoside hydrolase family 88 protein yields the protein MGLPAGLVRAVADRTARCPVTIWGYGIGGTLSGLVRASSVLGSAEYAGRVEELVGPALAAAAAPTDHLIPVEALLALRRARPSAPVDAACERWVAAVLGAPEPWLGGPRVHRPDLEPWSSTVWVDCMHTDGPGLAALGRPAEAVEYATAYASVLQRDDGLFHHGYDVAARRGNGVAWGRGQAWALFGLVDTVHAAPDDGLRARLGRLVEALAAWEDRGRWHTVVDEPGSPVEHSVAAYLAWGLRRAVTYGLVDAGYAELADRAFDATLAALDDGALVVSEATPVGGHRDYVSRATGVFPWGQAPVLHAVLDRMEEETHR from the coding sequence ATGGGGCTGCCGGCCGGGCTGGTACGCGCCGTGGCGGACCGGACCGCCCGCTGCCCGGTCACCATCTGGGGGTACGGCATCGGCGGGACGCTGTCCGGGCTGGTCCGGGCATCATCGGTGCTGGGTTCGGCGGAGTACGCCGGGCGGGTCGAGGAACTGGTGGGGCCGGCGCTGGCCGCGGCGGCGGCGCCGACCGATCACCTGATCCCGGTCGAGGCGCTGCTCGCGCTGCGCCGGGCGCGGCCGTCGGCGCCGGTCGACGCCGCCTGCGAACGGTGGGTGGCGGCCGTCCTGGGCGCGCCGGAGCCCTGGCTCGGCGGTCCGCGGGTGCACCGGCCGGACCTCGAGCCGTGGTCGTCGACCGTCTGGGTCGACTGCATGCACACCGACGGGCCCGGCCTGGCGGCGCTGGGCCGGCCGGCCGAGGCGGTCGAGTACGCCACCGCGTACGCGTCGGTGCTGCAGCGCGACGACGGCCTGTTCCACCACGGCTACGACGTCGCCGCCCGGCGCGGCAACGGGGTCGCCTGGGGCCGCGGGCAGGCGTGGGCGCTGTTCGGGCTGGTCGACACGGTGCATGCGGCGCCGGACGACGGGCTGCGCGCCCGGCTGGGCCGGCTGGTCGAGGCGCTGGCCGCCTGGGAGGACCGCGGCCGCTGGCACACCGTCGTCGACGAACCCGGTTCGCCGGTGGAGCACAGCGTCGCCGCCTACCTCGCCTGGGGGCTGCGCCGCGCGGTGACGTACGGGCTGGTCGACGCCGGCTACGCGGAGCTGGCCGACCGCGCGTTCGACGCCACCCTCGCCGCGCTCGACGACGGCGCCTTGGTGGTGTCGGAGGCGACGCCGGTGGGCGGCCACCGCGACTACGTCAGCCGGGCCACGGGCGTGTTCCCGTGGGGGCAGGCGCCGGTCCTGCACGCCGTGCTGGACCGCATGGAGGAGGAGACGCACCGATGA
- a CDS encoding mandelate racemase/muconate lactonizing enzyme family protein: MKVQTVETFVLRAAPEEVYWGARTWSADHGRPLVEYPPAARRRYVYSDTIDTVLVKITTSDGVTGWGEAKAPVGGRATAAIVDDLLAPLVLGSGLDELTATWERMYAGMRVRGHDSGFWLEALAGVDIALWDAWARTVGRPLWALLGGRFRETVPVYASGVPAGSADDAGQEVVRAEAQRLRDQGYGAVKVAIGVSPEDDIASVATVRSVFGPSAAVFADAAGQYELPQALRVGRALAELGAGFFEMPLPPEDVDGYARLAAALDVPLALDSLASRHRALAFLRSGGLHVLQPDVCRAGGVTETMRIAALADAFGAQATPHVSIGSPIHVAASVQCAAAMPNFAIMEYWIGSNPLAAVAADALTPAGSAIAVPAGPGLGITVDEDAVRRLAGAGR; the protein is encoded by the coding sequence ATGAAGGTCCAGACGGTCGAGACGTTCGTGCTGCGAGCGGCGCCGGAGGAGGTCTACTGGGGCGCCCGCACGTGGAGCGCCGATCACGGCCGTCCGCTGGTGGAGTACCCGCCCGCGGCCCGGCGCCGCTACGTCTACAGCGACACCATCGACACGGTGCTGGTGAAGATCACCACGTCCGACGGCGTCACCGGCTGGGGCGAGGCGAAGGCGCCGGTCGGCGGCCGGGCGACCGCGGCGATCGTCGACGACCTGCTGGCGCCGCTGGTGCTCGGCAGCGGGCTGGACGAGCTCACCGCCACCTGGGAGCGGATGTACGCGGGCATGCGGGTGCGTGGCCACGACTCCGGGTTCTGGCTCGAGGCGCTGGCCGGCGTCGACATCGCGCTGTGGGACGCCTGGGCCCGGACGGTCGGCCGGCCGCTCTGGGCGCTGCTGGGCGGCCGGTTCCGCGAGACCGTCCCGGTGTACGCGTCGGGGGTGCCGGCCGGGTCGGCCGACGACGCCGGCCAGGAGGTCGTCCGGGCCGAGGCACAGCGGCTGCGTGACCAGGGCTACGGCGCGGTCAAGGTGGCCATCGGGGTGTCGCCGGAGGACGACATCGCCTCGGTGGCCACGGTGCGGTCGGTGTTCGGGCCGTCCGCCGCGGTGTTCGCCGACGCCGCGGGCCAGTACGAGCTGCCGCAGGCGCTGCGGGTGGGCCGGGCGCTGGCAGAGCTGGGCGCCGGGTTCTTCGAGATGCCGCTGCCGCCCGAGGACGTCGACGGGTACGCGCGACTGGCCGCCGCGCTGGACGTGCCGCTGGCGCTGGACAGCCTGGCGAGCCGGCACCGGGCGCTGGCGTTCCTGCGGAGCGGCGGGCTGCATGTGCTGCAGCCCGACGTGTGCCGCGCAGGTGGCGTGACCGAGACGATGCGCATCGCCGCGCTGGCCGACGCGTTCGGTGCGCAGGCGACACCGCACGTCAGCATCGGCTCGCCGATCCACGTCGCCGCGAGCGTGCAGTGCGCGGCCGCGATGCCGAACTTCGCGATCATGGAGTACTGGATCGGCAGCAACCCGCTGGCCGCGGTGGCCGCCGACGCGCTGACGCCGGCAGGGTCCGCGATCGCCGTCCCGGCCGGTCCGGGCCTGGGTATCACCGTCGACGAGGACGCGGTGCGGCGCCTCGCCGGGGCCGGCCGGTGA
- a CDS encoding SGNH/GDSL hydrolase family protein, protein MTAGTIGVWTTATALLEDVRLADVTVRMVVHPHVGGDGLRVRLSNVFGTAPVLLGPVRVEGTGGSQAVTFGGGSACVTVPAGEVAVSDPVPSFPVTGGTDVAVTVVVPGSVETVTGHLRSSQTTFVTSGSSGATERVLHWFFLDRLTLDRPDAGGAVVVVGDSLTDGCGTVPDRNLRWPDRVAAALRSSPGGLPFALLNAGMAGNRVTVDGFGPSLLTRLDRDALSQPGVHTLMLFEGVNDLSRGVSSADELIAAYDEVVARARAAGLAVVAATMTPFGGAASWTPEREAIRQAANAHVRTAAGLDALADFDAALRDPAHPDRLLPAHDSGDHLHLTDAGRARLAEAALPVLTSELVGRAVRREFA, encoded by the coding sequence GTGACCGCCGGGACCATCGGCGTCTGGACGACCGCGACCGCGCTGCTGGAGGACGTCCGGCTGGCGGACGTGACCGTCCGGATGGTGGTCCATCCGCACGTCGGCGGAGACGGCCTGCGGGTGCGGCTGTCGAACGTGTTCGGGACGGCGCCGGTGCTGCTCGGTCCGGTCCGGGTGGAGGGCACCGGCGGGTCGCAGGCGGTGACGTTCGGCGGCGGGTCGGCGTGCGTGACGGTGCCGGCCGGGGAGGTCGCGGTGAGCGACCCGGTGCCGTCGTTCCCCGTCACCGGCGGCACGGACGTCGCGGTGACCGTCGTGGTGCCGGGCTCGGTCGAGACGGTGACCGGGCACCTGCGCTCGTCGCAGACGACCTTCGTGACGTCCGGCTCGTCCGGGGCCACGGAGCGGGTGCTGCACTGGTTCTTCCTCGACCGGCTGACGCTGGACCGGCCCGACGCCGGCGGCGCCGTGGTGGTCGTCGGCGACTCGCTGACCGACGGCTGCGGCACGGTGCCGGACCGGAACCTGCGCTGGCCGGACCGGGTGGCAGCCGCCTTGCGCTCGTCGCCGGGCGGGTTGCCGTTCGCGCTGCTCAACGCCGGGATGGCCGGCAACCGCGTCACCGTCGACGGCTTCGGCCCGTCGCTGCTGACGCGGCTGGACCGCGACGCGCTGAGCCAGCCGGGCGTGCACACCCTGATGCTCTTCGAGGGCGTCAACGACCTCTCCCGCGGGGTTTCGTCGGCCGACGAGCTGATCGCCGCGTACGACGAGGTGGTCGCCCGCGCGCGAGCCGCCGGTCTGGCCGTCGTCGCCGCCACCATGACGCCGTTCGGCGGCGCGGCGAGTTGGACGCCCGAGCGCGAGGCGATCCGTCAGGCGGCCAACGCCCACGTGCGCACTGCGGCCGGCCTCGACGCCCTCGCCGACTTCGACGCCGCCCTGCGCGACCCGGCCCACCCGGACCGCCTGCTTCCCGCCCACGACTCCGGCGACCACCTGCACCTCACCGACGCCGGCCGCGCCCGCCTCGCCGAGGCCGCCCTGCCGGTGCTGACCTCTGAGCTGGTCGGGCGCGCAGTTCGCCGGGAGTTTGCCTAG
- a CDS encoding type IV secretory system conjugative DNA transfer family protein, with the protein MLGRRRRGETPWDVLRADHPDAAVAMDRLVQDGRLSDVDTARITGALDLRAGDATALAQLADEIVRYGPAALAHPSALHDLPVPRLAKHNLALGQVRLGRTVQDPHADTVMTQDFGIDQDVLRTSLLVIGPPGSGKTRGFALPIVEHLSLSALAGQSSVVVVDPKGNDFAHKGWFDVTIDPLNPTTGFDLYGGTNHPDTAADRLASAMLPPYVTDDMAYFMDGSRNALYACLAPFHLAFGRWPKIREMLALLRSEQGMTDQVKANLRGSEGKEAKALLDSRRDQLARNADPAASLVERFQLLARPRLMDLFDRENTFRMHDINKPMRVRVSLPEAEFPDATRILARLVVSQFVQVTSAPDTNRGIFKALAIDEAGRFVDDYVARGVQKLRSNNAGLILLAQTISDFPVQVRATVFGSVGCKAVFGGIDPVDAKVFSDWFGDHWVSEVSYSQGEATGLARTSGSSRDSRGGWNRSDGETRNWGVTKGTNLRRVERPRWTVSDIVTRIPAGHCVVALSRSDGTRTGPTLINLRA; encoded by the coding sequence ATGCTCGGTCGACGACGGCGCGGCGAGACCCCCTGGGACGTGCTCCGCGCAGACCATCCCGACGCCGCCGTGGCGATGGACCGGCTGGTCCAGGACGGCCGGCTGTCCGACGTCGACACCGCCCGCATCACCGGCGCGCTCGACCTCCGCGCAGGCGACGCCACGGCGCTGGCCCAGCTGGCCGACGAGATCGTGCGGTACGGCCCGGCGGCGCTGGCGCACCCGTCGGCGCTGCACGACCTCCCGGTGCCACGGCTGGCCAAGCACAACCTCGCGCTGGGGCAGGTCCGCCTCGGGCGCACCGTCCAGGACCCGCACGCCGACACCGTCATGACCCAGGACTTCGGCATCGACCAGGACGTCCTGCGCACGTCGCTGCTGGTCATCGGGCCGCCGGGGTCGGGCAAGACGCGCGGGTTCGCGCTGCCGATCGTCGAGCACCTGTCGCTGTCGGCGCTGGCCGGGCAGTCCAGCGTGGTCGTGGTCGATCCCAAGGGCAACGACTTCGCTCACAAGGGCTGGTTCGACGTCACCATCGACCCGCTCAACCCGACCACCGGGTTCGACCTCTACGGCGGCACCAACCATCCCGACACCGCGGCCGACCGGCTGGCCAGCGCCATGCTGCCGCCGTACGTCACCGACGACATGGCCTACTTCATGGACGGCTCGCGCAACGCGCTGTACGCGTGCCTGGCGCCGTTCCACCTGGCCTTCGGGCGGTGGCCGAAGATCCGCGAGATGCTGGCGCTGCTGCGCTCCGAGCAGGGCATGACCGACCAGGTGAAGGCCAACCTGCGCGGTTCGGAGGGCAAGGAGGCCAAGGCGCTGCTCGACAGCCGCCGCGACCAGCTGGCCCGCAACGCCGACCCCGCCGCGTCGCTGGTCGAGCGGTTCCAGCTGCTGGCCCGGCCGCGGCTGATGGACCTGTTCGACCGCGAGAACACCTTCCGCATGCACGACATCAACAAGCCGATGCGGGTGCGGGTGTCGCTGCCCGAGGCCGAGTTCCCCGACGCCACCCGCATCCTGGCCCGGCTGGTGGTGTCGCAGTTCGTGCAGGTCACGTCCGCGCCCGACACCAACCGCGGCATCTTCAAGGCGCTCGCCATCGACGAGGCCGGCCGGTTCGTCGACGACTACGTCGCGCGCGGCGTGCAGAAGCTGCGCTCCAACAACGCCGGGCTCATCCTGCTGGCGCAGACCATCAGCGACTTCCCGGTGCAGGTCCGGGCCACGGTGTTCGGCTCGGTCGGCTGCAAGGCCGTGTTCGGCGGCATCGACCCGGTCGACGCCAAGGTGTTCTCCGACTGGTTCGGCGACCACTGGGTGTCCGAGGTCAGCTACAGCCAGGGCGAGGCGACCGGCCTGGCCCGCACCAGCGGCAGCTCCCGCGACAGCCGCGGCGGCTGGAACCGCTCCGACGGCGAGACCCGCAACTGGGGCGTCACCAAGGGCACCAACCTGCGCCGGGTCGAGCGGCCGCGGTGGACGGTGTCCGACATCGTCACCCGCATCCCCGCCGGCCACTGCGTCGTCGCGTTGTCCCGCTCCGACGGCACCCGCACCGGCCCCACGCTGATCAACCTGCGCGCCTGA
- a CDS encoding M48 family metalloprotease, which produces MSDDGRTSGARPSGPPGGFDDPDPPPATGLRARLSSQAATTPRPLRPRRGADLSTLASLVLALPWFVFSLTVVGMVGLGIGALVGNTTVVPILCMVLWLASGVLIFYRPVEIGVARFFLRARRPTPSERERLEHAWIEVSSTAGRDGAKYQLFIEDSDALNAYAASGHIVTVTRKTLEAMPHHHLAAVLAHELGHHLGGHPWSNLLAYWYSVPARLLTRVLRLVLRVVVRLFSMVFAVVARMPALASFIAKVITWSLILFVVFFVTVLMATAVQSGQTWAPPTVALIVLTPLLLPWLARRSEYRADRIAANLGYGHALIEVFEDWLRQGMDDDRRNLVLRARLFSTHPALAARIKRLDAYLRKNA; this is translated from the coding sequence ATGAGCGACGACGGCCGGACGTCCGGCGCGCGCCCCAGCGGCCCGCCGGGCGGCTTCGACGATCCCGATCCGCCCCCGGCCACCGGGCTGCGGGCCCGGCTGTCGTCGCAGGCCGCCACCACGCCGCGGCCCTTGCGGCCGCGCCGCGGCGCGGACCTCTCCACTCTGGCCTCGCTGGTGCTGGCGCTGCCGTGGTTCGTGTTCAGCCTCACGGTCGTAGGCATGGTCGGGCTGGGCATCGGCGCGCTGGTCGGCAACACCACCGTCGTGCCCATCCTCTGCATGGTGCTGTGGCTTGCCAGTGGCGTGCTGATCTTCTACCGGCCGGTCGAGATCGGGGTGGCGCGGTTCTTCCTGCGCGCCCGCCGGCCCACGCCCAGCGAGCGCGAGCGGCTCGAGCACGCCTGGATCGAGGTCTCCAGCACGGCCGGCCGCGACGGCGCCAAGTACCAGCTGTTCATCGAGGACAGCGACGCGCTGAACGCGTACGCCGCGTCCGGTCACATCGTCACGGTCACCCGCAAGACGCTCGAGGCGATGCCGCACCACCACCTGGCGGCGGTGCTGGCGCACGAGCTGGGCCACCATCTGGGCGGCCACCCGTGGAGCAACCTGCTGGCCTACTGGTACTCCGTGCCGGCGCGGCTGCTGACGCGGGTGCTCCGGCTGGTGCTCCGGGTGGTCGTCAGGCTGTTCTCCATGGTGTTCGCGGTGGTCGCCCGCATGCCGGCGCTGGCGTCGTTCATCGCGAAGGTCATCACCTGGTCGCTGATCCTGTTCGTGGTGTTCTTCGTGACGGTGCTCATGGCCACGGCCGTGCAGTCCGGCCAGACGTGGGCGCCGCCGACGGTCGCGCTGATCGTCCTGACGCCGCTGCTGCTGCCCTGGCTGGCCCGGCGCAGCGAGTACCGCGCCGACCGCATCGCCGCCAACCTCGGCTACGGTCACGCGCTCATCGAGGTGTTCGAGGACTGGCTGCGCCAGGGCATGGACGACGACCGCCGCAACTTAGTGCTGCGGGCCCGGCTGTTCAGCACCCATCCGGCGCTGGCGGCGCGCATCAAGCGTCTCGACGCCTATCTGCGGAAGAACGCGTAG